In a genomic window of Streptobacillus ratti:
- a CDS encoding site-specific DNA-methyltransferase, with the protein MIIHGDNLLVLKALEKEYTGKIKCIYIDPPYNTGSAFEHYDDNLEHSTWLNLMKPRLEILRNLLSDDGSIWISIDADESHYLKVLCDELFGRNNFVDEVIWQRSYSPINLKKTLSRSHDTILVYAKNKTADFSLNKLPRSAEANSRYSNPDNDSRGVWKSSDLSVGPAIERNIYEITTPSGRKVMPPSGYSWRLSKERFAEFVEDNRIWFGEMGNNVPSIKRFLSEVKDGVVAMTLWHLSDVGHTQDAKKEIKALELGSVFDTPKQERLIERILTLATNENDLVLDSFLGSGTTCAVAQKMNRRYIGIEMGEHAYTHCKVRMDKVIDGDQGGISIKKEVFALENSELAKLDFDVNDIKIFNKVLDKLGKETEIIPKELLCGIKNMTKVTKIKSESVWQGGGAYRFYELAPTLITRDFFDEEIINPDYNPEMLSAAVALHEGYHYKPSSEIFWKQSYGSENSYLFVTTNHIDSAYVSKIKETMEEKEFLLIACQSFEERATHLFKNIKIKKIPNTLLENCEFGKENYNLNIICPPQYEEEE; encoded by the coding sequence ATGATTATTCACGGAGATAATTTGCTTGTATTAAAAGCTTTAGAAAAAGAGTATACAGGAAAGATAAAATGTATATACATAGATCCACCATACAATACGGGTAGTGCATTTGAACATTATGATGATAATCTTGAACATAGTACTTGGCTAAATCTTATGAAACCTAGGCTTGAAATATTAAGAAATTTACTTAGTGATGATGGTAGTATATGGATAAGTATTGATGCAGATGAATCACATTACTTAAAAGTCTTATGTGATGAACTATTTGGAAGAAATAACTTTGTAGATGAAGTCATTTGGCAACGTTCGTATTCCCCAATTAATTTAAAGAAAACCTTGTCAAGATCTCACGACACTATCCTTGTCTATGCAAAAAATAAAACAGCTGATTTTAGTTTGAATAAATTGCCAAGAAGTGCTGAAGCAAATAGTAGGTATTCTAATCCAGACAATGATTCTCGTGGTGTTTGGAAATCATCTGATTTGTCAGTAGGTCCTGCTATAGAAAGAAATATCTATGAAATAACGACTCCGAGTGGTAGAAAAGTTATGCCTCCAAGTGGATATAGTTGGAGATTATCAAAAGAGCGTTTTGCAGAATTTGTAGAAGATAATAGAATATGGTTTGGTGAAATGGGAAATAATGTACCATCTATAAAAAGATTTTTATCTGAAGTAAAAGACGGCGTTGTTGCAATGACACTGTGGCATTTATCTGATGTTGGACACACGCAAGATGCGAAAAAAGAAATTAAAGCCTTGGAGTTAGGTTCAGTGTTTGATACACCTAAGCAAGAAAGGTTAATTGAAAGAATATTAACTTTAGCAACAAATGAAAATGACCTTGTATTAGATAGCTTTTTAGGTTCAGGGACAACTTGTGCTGTTGCTCAAAAAATGAATAGGCGTTATATTGGGATAGAGATGGGAGAACATGCTTATACACATTGTAAAGTAAGAATGGATAAAGTGATTGATGGTGATCAAGGAGGAATTTCTATCAAAAAAGAAGTGTTTGCTTTAGAAAATTCAGAACTAGCAAAACTAGATTTTGATGTAAACGATATTAAAATATTTAATAAGGTATTGGATAAACTAGGTAAAGAAACAGAAATTATTCCAAAAGAGTTGTTATGTGGTATAAAAAATATGACCAAAGTTACTAAAATTAAGAGTGAGTCAGTTTGGCAAGGTGGAGGAGCATATCGTTTTTATGAACTAGCTCCAACTCTTATAACAAGAGATTTTTTTGATGAAGAGATTATAAACCCTGACTATAATCCAGAAATGTTATCAGCAGCAGTAGCTCTACATGAGGGTTATCATTATAAACCATCAAGTGAAATATTTTGGAAACAGTCTTACGGTTCTGAAAATTCATATTTATTTGTTACAACAAATCATATAGACTCAGCCTATGTTAGTAAAATAAAAGAAACAATGGAAGAGAAAGAATTTTTATTAATTGCTTGTCAATCTTTTGAAGAAAGAGCTACGCATTTATTTAAAAATATAAAAATAAAAAAAATACCTAACACATTACTTGAAAATTGTGAGTTTGGAAAAGAAAACTACAATTTAAATATCATTTGTCCACCACAATATGAAGAGGAGGAATAA
- a CDS encoding ROK family protein, with product MKYYVGVDLGGTNVKIGLLDLEYNILIEESIKTESKRGPEDTFTRIWNKIQELFVKISADISELEGIGLGIPGPVVNKSIVKIAANFSWGNDFNAKELFERISGKTVIVENDVRAIALGENLFGASKGYKNSIILPIGTGVAAGMIINGELISGNDGAAGEIGHISVDLNGDKCGCGLTGCLELFTSARGIVREGIKTLKQEKKGLLYETFKDNFEKLEAFHIFLEARKGDEVAEIIVDNFCNKLAYGIGVLINLVNPEIIVIAGGLAKSSDLIIPRIKKYLPKYALNMSINIPIVKSELLDSAGVKGAASLIINKK from the coding sequence ATGAAATACTATGTTGGAGTAGATTTAGGTGGAACTAATGTTAAAATAGGATTGTTAGATTTAGAATATAATATTTTAATAGAGGAAAGTATTAAAACAGAATCAAAAAGAGGACCTGAAGATACATTTACTAGAATTTGGAATAAAATACAAGAATTATTTGTAAAAATATCAGCAGATATATCAGAACTAGAGGGGATAGGGCTTGGTATTCCTGGACCAGTGGTTAATAAATCTATAGTTAAAATAGCAGCTAATTTCTCATGGGGAAATGATTTTAATGCTAAAGAATTATTTGAAAGAATTTCAGGTAAAACTGTAATAGTTGAAAATGATGTAAGAGCAATAGCATTAGGAGAAAATCTATTTGGAGCGAGTAAAGGGTATAAAAATAGTATAATTTTACCTATAGGAACTGGTGTAGCAGCAGGTATGATAATAAATGGAGAATTAATATCAGGAAATGATGGTGCTGCTGGAGAAATAGGTCATATCTCAGTTGATTTAAATGGAGATAAATGTGGTTGTGGATTAACTGGTTGTTTAGAGTTATTTACATCAGCTAGAGGTATAGTAAGAGAGGGAATTAAAACATTAAAACAAGAGAAAAAAGGCTTACTTTATGAAACTTTTAAAGATAATTTTGAAAAGCTTGAGGCATTTCATATTTTCTTAGAAGCAAGAAAAGGAGATGAGGTTGCTGAAATTATAGTTGATAATTTTTGTAATAAATTAGCCTATGGTATAGGAGTTTTAATTAATTTAGTTAATCCTGAAATAATAGTCATTGCAGGGGGTCTTGCTAAATCTTCAGACTTAATTATACCAAGAATAAAAAAATATTTACCTAAATACGCTTTAAATATGAGTATTAACATACCTATAGTTAAAAGTGAATTATTAGATTCAGCTGGAGTAAAAGGAGCTGCATCGTTAATTATAAATAAAAAATAA
- a CDS encoding DEAD/DEAH box helicase family protein has product MEKFDLYNTDFISGVMSLRSPQKKSLEILDNILNHIKPTKNMDLDVALAEVQKKYPICTNFERDFMSLSFVLATGVGKTRLMGAFITYLYTQKNIKNFFVVAPNTTIFNKLKEDFGNPSSEKYVFKGLGCFCNAPQIITDDDYRTKSMFLFETDIKIYIYNISKFNSDKTNMRKVNEMLGDSFFEYLSKLEDLVLIMDEAHHYHAEKSSSSLNDLNPILGLELTATPFYNDGSKQVPFKNAVYEYPLSESIKDGYTRTPYALTQQNIDFYNFGEEELDKVMILDGLKNHENIKKELELYSKNNKKRNVKPFVMIVCKDTEHAEKVAEYIKSDACKNGEYKEKTLLIHTKLTKANKDANIQLLLDVEKYDNPIEIVIHVDMLKEGWDVNNLYTIIPLRTASSKILREQMVGRGLRLPFGERTGEKYIDAVMLTAHGKFEDILNEAKKGDSIFNAGNVIYIDEIENTEQELTQISLDFKFEEKEIEEELKNIDIPQTEENKEFVKRTREIMREAMENSISELKTRKETLDHNKVKTFVIKSIKEDKDLAKIYEENESFVSKWLSNQSEKVTLKTMESFIPIPLIQISDDGIEEYKFVDFSLDFSRLNYVPVENKLIVQNLSNQSEREIIQGDSIDFDIDNPAKEILKELKKKSEIDYTKCSELLYTLINEFTDHYTALYQESGLKNIVMMNKRSIANEIHRQMFLEEHFYYSRGLFDEKIIDVTRTNMQIIYDYKNKKNLYDNFEGLIVNTLFTGIEKGVHSSAKFHSLPELKFARLLEQDIDVIRWLRPHKSEFNLFYNRNKRYEPDFVVETENTIYLVEVKGEDKLENADVIAKKERAIQYCKISSEWSKANNYKPWKYLFIPAGEIRSSISFNLLTTRFVEE; this is encoded by the coding sequence ATGGAAAAATTTGATTTGTACAATACCGACTTTATAAGTGGTGTGATGAGTCTTAGAAGTCCACAAAAAAAGTCGTTAGAAATACTAGATAATATATTAAATCATATAAAACCTACGAAAAATATGGACTTAGATGTAGCACTTGCTGAAGTTCAAAAGAAATATCCTATTTGCACAAATTTTGAGCGTGATTTTATGTCGCTGTCTTTTGTGCTTGCAACAGGTGTTGGGAAAACAAGACTTATGGGAGCATTTATCACTTATTTGTACACTCAAAAGAATATTAAAAATTTCTTTGTGGTTGCTCCGAATACAACTATTTTTAATAAATTAAAAGAAGATTTTGGTAATCCATCTAGTGAAAAATATGTGTTTAAAGGACTAGGATGTTTTTGTAATGCACCACAAATTATTACAGATGATGATTATCGAACAAAATCAATGTTTTTATTTGAAACGGATATAAAAATCTATATTTATAATATCTCTAAATTTAATAGTGATAAAACTAATATGCGTAAAGTAAATGAAATGTTAGGTGATTCATTTTTTGAATATCTTTCTAAATTAGAAGATTTAGTTCTAATAATGGATGAAGCACATCATTATCATGCTGAAAAAAGCTCTAGTTCTTTAAATGATTTGAATCCGATATTAGGGTTAGAATTAACGGCGACACCATTTTATAATGATGGTAGCAAACAAGTTCCATTTAAAAATGCTGTTTACGAGTATCCTTTATCTGAATCGATTAAAGATGGTTACACGAGAACACCGTATGCCTTAACACAGCAAAATATTGATTTTTATAATTTTGGTGAAGAAGAGTTAGACAAGGTAATGATATTAGATGGTTTGAAGAACCATGAAAATATCAAAAAAGAATTAGAATTATACAGTAAGAATAATAAAAAAAGAAATGTGAAACCCTTTGTAATGATTGTATGTAAAGATACAGAACATGCTGAGAAAGTCGCTGAATATATAAAATCAGATGCTTGTAAGAATGGAGAGTATAAAGAAAAAACACTCCTTATTCACACTAAACTAACTAAAGCAAATAAAGATGCTAACATACAACTTTTGCTAGATGTTGAAAAATATGATAATCCAATAGAAATTGTAATTCATGTTGATATGCTTAAAGAGGGTTGGGATGTTAATAATCTATATACAATTATTCCACTGAGAACAGCAAGTTCTAAAATTCTTCGTGAGCAAATGGTAGGTCGTGGACTTAGACTTCCTTTTGGAGAAAGAACGGGAGAGAAATATATTGATGCTGTGATGCTAACGGCACATGGAAAGTTTGAAGATATTCTTAATGAAGCTAAAAAAGGAGATTCTATATTCAATGCAGGTAATGTTATTTATATTGATGAAATAGAAAATACGGAGCAAGAACTGACACAAATCTCTTTAGATTTTAAGTTTGAAGAAAAAGAAATAGAGGAGGAACTTAAAAATATTGATATTCCTCAAACAGAAGAAAATAAAGAGTTTGTCAAACGTACTAGAGAAATAATGAGAGAGGCTATGGAAAATAGCATAAGTGAATTAAAAACAAGAAAAGAAACACTAGATCATAATAAAGTCAAAACATTCGTGATAAAATCAATTAAAGAAGATAAAGATTTAGCTAAAATATATGAAGAAAATGAAAGTTTTGTCTCTAAGTGGTTGTCCAATCAAAGTGAAAAAGTAACTTTAAAAACTATGGAAAGTTTTATACCTATTCCTCTAATTCAAATTAGTGATGATGGAATAGAAGAATATAAATTTGTAGACTTTAGCTTAGATTTTTCTAGATTAAACTATGTTCCAGTGGAAAACAAATTGATTGTACAGAATTTATCTAATCAGAGTGAACGAGAAATAATACAAGGTGATAGTATTGACTTTGATATTGATAATCCTGCTAAAGAAATATTAAAAGAACTAAAAAAGAAGAGTGAAATTGATTATACAAAATGTTCTGAGCTTCTTTATACATTGATAAATGAGTTTACAGACCATTATACAGCGTTGTATCAAGAGTCGGGTTTAAAAAATATTGTAATGATGAACAAAAGAAGTATTGCAAATGAAATTCATAGACAAATGTTTTTAGAAGAACATTTTTATTATTCTAGAGGGTTATTTGATGAAAAGATAATAGATGTTACACGGACTAATATGCAAATTATTTATGACTATAAAAACAAGAAAAATTTATATGATAATTTTGAAGGATTAATTGTAAATACTTTATTTACGGGTATAGAAAAAGGTGTCCACTCTTCAGCTAAATTCCATAGTTTACCAGAACTTAAGTTTGCAAGATTATTAGAGCAAGATATAGATGTTATTCGTTGGCTTAGACCTCATAAAAGTGAATTTAATTTATTCTATAATAGAAATAAGAGATACGAACCAGACTTTGTGGTTGAAACAGAAAATACTATATATCTTGTTGAGGTTAAAGGTGAGGATAAGTTAGAAAATGCTGATGTTATTGCAAAAAAAGAGAGAGCAATACAATACTGTAAAATATCTAGTGAATGGTCAAAAGCAAATAACTATAAACCTTGGAAATATTTATTTATTCCAGCGGGAGAAATAAGATCAAGTATTTCATTTAATTTGTTAACAACTAGATTTGTAGAGGAATAA
- a CDS encoding CTP synthase: MIKYIFVTGGVVSSLGKGITAASLGRLLKERGYKVTIQKFDPYLNIDPGTMSPYQHGEVFVTADGAETDLDLGHYERFINEELTKYNNVTSGKIMSTIISKERRGDYLGGTVQVIPHVTNEIKKKIMQAGKASNSDIVITEIGGTIGDIESNPFIEAIRQFKKDVGRENVAYIHVTLLPYLKAAGELKTKPTQQSVKMLQGLGVNPDIIILRSEHPVDKNIKSKVSLFCDVDESSVIEALDANNLYEIPIQMEELGLADEVCKKLNLENIKPSLEKWKEMVNKFMNPKHEIKVAVVGKYVELKDAYISINESIEHAGFHYDTKVKIDYLKAEEFDLTELKEYDGILVPGGFGGRGIEGKINTVRFARENKIPFFGICLGMQMATIEFARNVLGMTDANSTEFDETTSHPVISLIEYQGDIENLGGTMRLGAYPCKLDPNSKVYALYGQSEVLERHRHRYEFNKKYLEEFEKHGFKIVGKSPDGNYVEIIEIEDHPFFIAAQFHPEFMSRPNKPHSLFKGWIKAILDRKNIK, translated from the coding sequence ATGATTAAGTATATATTTGTTACAGGTGGAGTAGTTTCTTCTCTAGGAAAAGGAATTACTGCTGCATCTCTAGGGAGATTATTAAAAGAAAGAGGATATAAAGTAACTATTCAAAAATTTGATCCTTATCTAAATATTGATCCGGGTACTATGAGTCCGTATCAACATGGAGAAGTTTTTGTTACAGCAGATGGAGCTGAAACAGATTTAGATTTAGGACATTATGAAAGATTTATAAACGAAGAGCTTACTAAGTATAATAATGTAACTAGTGGAAAAATAATGTCAACAATAATTAGCAAAGAAAGAAGAGGAGATTACCTTGGAGGAACAGTTCAGGTAATACCACATGTTACTAATGAGATTAAGAAAAAAATTATGCAGGCTGGAAAAGCTTCTAATTCAGATATAGTAATAACTGAAATTGGTGGAACTATAGGGGATATAGAATCAAATCCATTTATAGAGGCTATAAGACAATTTAAAAAAGATGTAGGAAGAGAAAATGTAGCATATATACATGTAACATTACTTCCATATTTAAAAGCTGCTGGAGAATTAAAAACTAAACCTACACAACAAAGTGTTAAGATGTTACAAGGACTTGGAGTTAATCCAGATATTATAATACTTAGAAGTGAACACCCGGTAGATAAAAATATTAAATCTAAGGTTTCTTTATTCTGTGATGTAGATGAAAGTTCTGTAATTGAAGCATTAGATGCTAATAATTTATATGAAATTCCTATACAGATGGAAGAATTGGGACTTGCAGATGAGGTATGTAAAAAATTAAATTTAGAAAATATTAAACCTAGTCTTGAAAAATGGAAAGAAATGGTAAATAAATTCATGAATCCTAAACATGAAATTAAAGTAGCAGTGGTTGGGAAATATGTTGAATTAAAAGATGCTTATATTAGTATAAATGAATCTATAGAACATGCAGGATTTCACTATGATACTAAAGTTAAGATAGATTATTTAAAAGCAGAAGAATTTGATTTAACAGAGTTAAAAGAATATGACGGTATTTTAGTTCCAGGTGGATTTGGTGGACGTGGAATTGAAGGAAAGATTAATACTGTAAGATTTGCAAGAGAAAATAAGATACCTTTTTTTGGAATTTGTCTAGGAATGCAAATGGCAACTATAGAATTTGCAAGAAATGTATTAGGAATGACAGATGCAAATTCTACAGAATTTGATGAAACAACTTCACACCCTGTTATTAGTTTAATTGAATATCAAGGAGACATTGAAAATTTAGGTGGAACTATGAGACTTGGAGCATATCCTTGTAAACTTGACCCAAATAGTAAAGTTTATGCCCTATATGGACAATCTGAGGTGTTAGAAAGACATAGACATAGATATGAATTTAATAAAAAATATTTAGAAGAGTTTGAGAAACATGGGTTTAAGATAGTAGGAAAATCACCTGATGGAAATTATGTAGAAATAATTGAAATAGAGGATCACCCATTCTTTATTGCTGCTCAATTTCATCCAGAATTTATGAGTAGACCAAATAAACCACATTCTTTATTTAAAGGGTGGATAAAGGCAATTTTAGATAGAAAAAATATTAAATAA
- a CDS encoding pyroglutamyl-peptidase I — translation MDKILITAFEPFGKDDINVSEQVLNHIPEKIGNLEVVKLLLPVVRYRSLEKVKEKIIKEKPRYVLSLGQAGGSKGISIERIGINVDDYRIRDNEDNQPIDEKIFNDGENAYFSTLPIKSIYQKLENLDYPVKISNSAGTFVCNHVLYGIRYMIEKENLNIKSGFIHIPYMNEQVKDKGNIFSMDIKYILNAIVIAIETISNCEKDEKVVAGEIF, via the coding sequence ATGGATAAAATTTTAATAACAGCATTTGAACCATTTGGAAAAGATGATATAAATGTATCGGAGCAAGTTTTAAATCACATTCCAGAAAAAATAGGTAATTTAGAAGTAGTTAAACTTTTATTACCTGTTGTAAGATATAGAAGTTTGGAAAAAGTTAAAGAAAAGATAATAAAAGAAAAACCAAGATATGTATTATCTTTAGGTCAAGCTGGTGGAAGTAAAGGAATATCTATAGAAAGAATAGGAATTAATGTTGATGATTATAGGATAAGGGATAATGAAGACAATCAACCTATAGATGAAAAGATTTTTAATGATGGAGAAAATGCATATTTTTCTACATTACCAATTAAAAGTATATATCAAAAATTGGAAAATTTAGACTATCCTGTAAAAATTTCTAATAGTGCAGGAACTTTTGTATGTAATCATGTACTATATGGAATTAGATATATGATAGAAAAAGAAAATCTTAACATTAAATCAGGATTTATACATATTCCATATATGAATGAGCAAGTAAAAGATAAAGGAAATATTTTTTCAATGGATATTAAATATATATTAAATGCAATAGTTATAGCTATAGAAACAATATCAAATTGTGAAAAAGATGAAAAGGTAGTAGCGGGGGAAATATTTTAA
- the murG gene encoding undecaprenyldiphospho-muramoylpentapeptide beta-N-acetylglucosaminyltransferase, with protein MSKILITTGGTGGHIYPALALAEKLKEQGHELVFMGTCHRMEKEIVPARGYKFYGLDILPLRSIMGIVKLFKGIYDARKILKNEKIDYVIGFGNYISLPALLAGKTLKLDIFLQEQNVTMGQANKWMYPYAKKVFIAFSETLKNVKSSHKSKFIVTGNPIRPEFYNISKDEVREKMGIDKDAKVIAVMGGSLGAKNINDALIKKFEDIKNSKVVFYWATGKDLYKDITSKIEENENTIVVPYFEEAYNIMAASDILLCRAGASTISELIELEKPAILIPYNFVGQKENAEILEAINSAKIYSNEEVEIAIDEAIRLVNNEDKLKYMKDNISKINLGNAVDNIIKHLEG; from the coding sequence ATGAGTAAAATTTTAATTACTACGGGTGGAACAGGAGGACATATTTATCCAGCACTGGCACTTGCAGAGAAATTAAAAGAACAAGGACATGAATTAGTATTTATGGGAACATGTCATAGAATGGAAAAAGAAATAGTTCCAGCAAGAGGGTATAAGTTTTATGGGCTTGATATACTGCCACTTAGAAGTATAATGGGAATAGTTAAATTATTTAAAGGTATTTATGATGCAAGAAAGATATTAAAAAATGAAAAAATTGACTATGTAATAGGTTTTGGAAACTATATATCTCTTCCTGCATTACTTGCAGGAAAAACATTAAAACTTGATATATTTTTACAAGAACAGAATGTAACTATGGGACAAGCAAATAAGTGGATGTATCCCTATGCTAAAAAAGTATTTATAGCATTTTCAGAAACTTTGAAAAATGTTAAAAGTTCTCATAAAAGTAAATTTATTGTAACAGGAAATCCAATTAGACCAGAATTTTATAACATTTCTAAAGATGAAGTTAGAGAAAAAATGGGCATAGATAAAGATGCTAAAGTAATTGCTGTAATGGGTGGCTCTCTTGGAGCAAAAAATATTAATGATGCTTTAATTAAGAAATTTGAAGATATTAAAAATTCTAAAGTTGTATTTTATTGGGCAACTGGTAAAGATTTGTATAAAGACATTACAAGTAAGATAGAAGAAAATGAAAACACTATAGTTGTTCCATATTTTGAAGAGGCATATAATATTATGGCTGCATCAGATATACTTTTATGTCGTGCTGGAGCATCAACTATATCTGAACTAATAGAACTTGAAAAACCAGCTATACTTATACCATATAATTTTGTTGGTCAAAAAGAAAATGCAGAAATATTAGAAGCTATAAATTCAGCTAAGATATATAGTAATGAGGAAGTTGAAATTGCTATAGACGAGGCTATAAGACTTGTAAATAATGAGGATAAGCTTAAATATATGAAAGATAATATTTCTAAAATAAATTTAGGCAATGCCGTTGATAATATTATTAAACATCTTGAGGGTTGA
- a CDS encoding class II fructose-bisphosphate aldolase, protein MKYNYKDLGLVNTKEMFAKANKEGYSVPAFNFNNLEQLQAIVEACVEMGSPVILQVSTGARKYIGKEMLPFLAKAATAYVKATGSDIPVALHLDHGPSFEACKDCIEYGFSSVMIDASHYSFDENVELSRSVAEFAHQNDVTVEAELGVLAGVEDDVVAEHSIYTQPDEVEEFVNRTGVDSLAIAIGTSHGAHKFKPGDDPKIRLDILKEIEERIPGFPIVLHGSSSVPKQFVDKIIQYGGTMKDAIGIPDEQLLLASKSAVAKINVDTDGRLAFTAGVREVFANNPGEFDPRKYAGKAKEYMKEYYKSKIVDVFGSQDAYKRGVEVK, encoded by the coding sequence ATGAAGTATAATTACAAAGACTTAGGTTTAGTAAATACTAAAGAAATGTTTGCAAAAGCAAATAAAGAGGGGTATTCAGTACCAGCTTTTAATTTTAATAATTTAGAGCAATTACAAGCTATTGTGGAAGCGTGTGTTGAAATGGGGTCACCAGTTATCTTACAAGTATCTACAGGAGCAAGAAAATATATTGGAAAAGAAATGTTACCATTTTTAGCTAAAGCTGCTACAGCTTATGTTAAAGCTACAGGATCAGATATACCAGTTGCATTACACTTAGATCATGGTCCAAGCTTTGAAGCATGTAAAGATTGTATAGAATATGGTTTCTCATCTGTAATGATAGATGCGTCTCATTATTCATTTGATGAAAATGTAGAATTATCAAGATCAGTTGCAGAGTTTGCTCATCAAAATGATGTAACTGTAGAAGCTGAACTTGGAGTACTTGCTGGAGTTGAAGATGATGTTGTTGCAGAACATAGTATTTATACTCAACCAGATGAAGTTGAAGAATTCGTTAATAGAACAGGAGTAGATTCATTAGCAATAGCTATAGGAACTTCTCATGGAGCACATAAATTCAAACCAGGAGATGATCCTAAAATTCGTTTAGATATTCTTAAAGAAATTGAAGAAAGAATACCAGGATTCCCTATAGTATTACATGGTTCATCATCAGTACCTAAACAATTTGTTGATAAAATAATTCAATATGGTGGAACTATGAAAGATGCAATAGGTATACCTGATGAGCAATTATTATTAGCTTCTAAATCAGCAGTAGCTAAAATAAATGTAGATACAGATGGAAGATTAGCTTTCACTGCGGGAGTAAGAGAAGTATTTGCAAATAATCCAGGAGAATTTGATCCTAGAAAATATGCTGGAAAAGCAAAGGAATATATGAAAGAATATTACAAATCTAAAATAGTAGATGTATTTGGATCACAAGATGCATATAAAAGAGGAGTAGAAGTTAAATAG
- a CDS encoding PTS transporter subunit EIIB, whose amino-acid sequence MFGRMTDTEIAKIILRGLGKKENVDSLESCFTRLRVGVKNLDKVNMEVLKEAGVIDIVIIDENNIQVVMGPKAPKILEIINNNGIEEADLIKEVKIIEALGKKENIDSLESCFTRLRVGVKNLDKVNNHTLKELGALDIIVIDDNNIQVVMGPKAPKILEDLKKLI is encoded by the coding sequence ATGTTTGGTAGAATGACAGATACAGAAATAGCTAAAATTATTTTAAGAGGATTAGGTAAAAAAGAAAACGTAGACTCATTAGAAAGTTGTTTTACAAGACTTAGGGTTGGAGTTAAGAATTTAGACAAAGTTAATATGGAAGTATTAAAAGAGGCTGGAGTAATTGACATAGTAATTATAGATGAAAATAATATACAAGTAGTAATGGGACCTAAAGCTCCTAAAATACTTGAAATTATAAACAACAATGGAATTGAAGAAGCAGATTTAATAAAAGAAGTTAAGATTATAGAAGCTTTAGGTAAAAAAGAAAATATAGATTCACTTGAGAGTTGTTTTACAAGACTTAGAGTGGGAGTTAAAAATTTAGATAAAGTTAATAATCATACTTTAAAAGAATTAGGAGCATTAGATATAATAGTTATTGATGATAATAATATACAAGTAGTAATGGGTCCTAAAGCACCAAAAATTTTAGAAGATCTTAAAAAATTAATATAG